The Bradyrhizobium barranii subsp. barranii genome segment CCGTTGACGGGAACGTATCGAGAAAGGTTCGTGGTTCAATAGGTTACGGGGGCTTCCGAATAACAAAGGATGGCCGCGAATAGCCGCGAACAGCTAACCTTTTCCCCTTGTGGGAGAAGGTGGCGCGAAGCGCCGGATGAGGGGTCTCTATCGGCGGGCAAAGCTGCTTCGGAATGAGAGGATCATACGCGGAGACAGACCCCTCACCCGAGTGAGTCTGCGTCTACCGGTGTCGCTGCCCTCTCCCACAAGGGGAGAGGGCACAACAATGAGCCGTTGCAATTGATCCCGTGGCCGCGCTCGCCACGGCCCGACTTTCCCAATCGCACGAATTTCGTCATCGCATGAATTTCCGCATTCGCACGATCATCTGCGGCGATCAACGATGCGTACGACGAAAATGCGTCACAACATGACGATTATCATATCAACTAGCCCAATTCCGCTGCAGCGATCGCCGCACAAATTCGTGAACGTCATGGCCTGACGCGTCGGCAGCGCAAATATGCATCGCCAGAAATTCTGGCGCTTCATCGTTTCGCATCAGTATGATTATTGTCGCGCACGAATTCGCCGACTAGATCGCCGCAAGCGATCAAGCGAGCAAGGGGATGCTTATGGCAACAACTCTCACCATCAACGGCGAAACCAAATCCTTCGACGCGCCGCCGGAAATGCCGCTGCTGTGGGTGCTGCGCGACATCCTCGGAATGACCGGCACCAAATTCGGCTGCGGCATCGCGCAATGCGGCGCCTGCACGGTGCATGTCGACGGCAAGGCGGTGCGGTCCTGCGTGCTGTCGGTCAGCGCGGTCGCGAACCGTGCCATCACCACCATCGAACATGTCGGCAATACGCCCGCAGGCGCGAAGGTGCAAAAAGCCTGGCTCGATCTCGAGGTGGTCCAGTGCGGCTATTGCCAATCCGGCCAGATCATGGCGGCCGCCGCTCTACTGGCAACCACCTCTCATCCGGATGATTCCGACATCGACGCCGCGATGGCCGGCAACATCTGCCGCTGCGGCACCTATGTGCGCATCCGCGAGGCCATCAAGCAGGCCGCCTCCGGCCGGCAGTCGTGAGGTCCGCCATGAATGCACACAACAGCCTCTCCCGCCGCACGCTTCTGACCGGCGGTGTGGCGACCGGTTTCCTGCTCGCCTTTCACTTGCCCCTGCGGGCCGCCGTCAATGAGCCGGAGCAGCCGAAGGATACGACCGACGGCAAGTTCGCGCCCAACGCCTTCATCCGTATCGACGAGACCGGCCAGACCACGCTGATCATGCCGCAGGTGGAGATGGGTCAGGGCATCTACACCTCGATCTCGATGGTTCTGGCCGAAGAGCTCGACGCCGATTGGGCAAAGGTCGCGGCGTTGCACGCGCCGCCGAACGACAAGTTCTACGCCAATCCCGCCTTCGGACTGCAGGCGACGGGTGGTTCGACGTCGATCCGCGCCTGGTGGAAGCCGCTACGCGAAGCGGGTGCCAGCGCGCGCGCGATGCTGGTGCAGGCCGCCGCCGCGCAATGGCAGGTCGAGCCCGCGAGTTGCACGACGTCCAAGGGCGAAGTCATCCATGCGGCAAGCGGCCGCAAGCTCGGCTATGGTGAGCTCGCGCTGGCGGCACAGAGCCAGACACCGCCGAAGGATGTCCCGGTCAAGGACCCCAAGGACTTCGTCCTCATAGGCCAACCGCTGAAGCGGCTGGATACACCGGACAAGGTCAACGGCAAAGTCGTCTACGGCATCGACGCGATCCTGCCCAACATGAAGATTGCCGCGATCGCCAATTGCCCGGTGTTCGGCGGCAAGGTCGGCAAGGTCGATGACAGCGCAGCGATGAAAGTCGCCGGCGTGCGCAAGGTCGTCGTGCTCGACGACGCCGTCGCCGTGATCGGCGATCACATGTGGGCGGCCAAGAAGGGTCTCGAAGCGCTCAAGATCGAGTGGAACGAAGGACCGAACGCCAAGATCTCCACCAAGGACATCTGGGACGATTTACGCAAGGCCAGCGAGAAGGATGGCGCGATCGCGAAATCCGTCGGCGACATCGCCAAGGGGCTTGCCAGCGGAGACAAGTTCGAGGCGAGCTTCGAACTGCCGTTCCTCGCGCATGCCTCGATGGAGCCGATCAACGCCACCGTTCACGTCAGGCCGGATGCCTGCGAGATCTGGACCGGCACACAAATCATGACGCGCGTGCAGTCGGAGGCGGCGAAGGCCGCCGGCCTTCCCGTCGAGAAGGTGATCGTCAACCAGCACCTGCTCGGCGGCGGTTTCGGCCGCAAGCTCGAGCCCGACATGGTGGTTGCGGCGGTCAAGATCGCCAAGCAGGTCGACTATCCCGTCAAGGTGATATGGACCCGCGAGGAGGACATCCAGCACGACGTCTACCGCCCGGTCTATCGCGACCAGGTCAATGCGACCCTGGTCGACGGCAAGGTGGCGGCCTGGAAGTACAAGATCGCAGGTTCTGCGGTGATTGCCCGCTGGCTGCCGCCAGCGTTCCAGAAGGGCGTCGATATCGACGCGGTCGACGCCGCCGTGGAGACGCCCTACGACTTTCCCAACTTCCACGTCGAATATGTCCGTGCCGAGCCACCGGCTGTGCCGACCGGCTTCTGGCGCGGTGTCGGCCCGAACAACAATGTGTTCGCGTTCGAATGCGCGCTGGACGAACTTGCGCGCAAGGCCGGCAAGGATCCGGTCGAATTCCGAAGGTCGATGCTGACCAAGACTCCGCGTGCGCTCGCGGTGCTCAACCTTGCCGCGGAGAAATCCGGCTGGGGCCAACCGCTGCCGGCCCGCGTTGGCCGTGGCGTCTGCCTGCAGCCATCGTTTGCGAGCTTCCTCGCAACTGTTGTGGAAGCCGAGATCGACGACATCGGCGAGATCACGCTGCGCCGCATCACCTCGGTGGTCGACACCGGCATTGCGGTCAACCCCGATACGATCAAGGCGCAGATCGAGGGCGGGCTGATCTTCGGCCTCACCGCCGCGCTCTATGGCGAGATCACCATCGACAAGGGCCGCGTGCAGCAGTCGAACTTCCACGACTACCGCATGATGCGCATCAACGAGACGCCGAAGATCGAGGTCATCGTGGTCAAGAGCGGCGAAGCGCCCGGCGCCATCGGCGAAGCCGGCGTCAATGCCGGACCACCGGCGCTGCGCAACGCGATCTACGCCGCAACCGGCGTGGCGCTGCGGCGCCTGCCGATCGATCGGAAACTTCTGGCTGCGGGGAAGAAGGCATGAGCGGCAAGATGCGTATCCTCACAAGCCTGGTCGTGATCGCCATCGTGGTGGCGGCGCTCGGCGTCTGGATCATCCGCGGGCCCGGCCCGCTCGACTTCGCCGGCGGCACCAAAGTGGCGCTGGCGGATTATGGCGCCGGCAAGCCGACCGGCGTACCGGCCAAGCTGGAGAAAGCGAGTGCGGTCGAGCGCGGCGAGTATCTCGCGAAGGCGGCCGACTGCATGGTCTGCCACACCAAGCCCGGCGAGAAGGAATATTCCGGCGGGCTCGGCTTCAAGCTGCCGTTCGGCACGCTCTATTCGACCAACATCACGCCAGACAAGGACACCGGCATCGGCAATTACAGCGACCAGGATTTCCTCAACGCGGTCCAGCGCGGCACGCGTCATGACGGCGCGCGGCTCTATCCGGCCATGCCCTACACGTCCTACACCTACATGACGGACGAGGACGTGCTGGCGGTGAAGGCGTATCTGTTCAGCCTGCCGGCCGTGCGCGCGAAAGCGCCCGACAACACGCTGTCGTTCCCGTTCAACCAGCGCTGGGCGATGATCTTCTGGTCGGCCGTGTTCAATCCGGACACGCGCTTTACGCCGGATACCTCGAAGAGCCCGGAGTGGAACAGAGGTGCGTATCTCGCCGAAGCGCTGGCGCATTGCGGCGAGTGCCACACGCCGCGCAATCTCGGCTTTGCGCTCGACAACCGCAAGAAGTTCGGCGGCGCGATCACGGCGGGCTGGCGCGCCTTCAACATCTCCTCCGACAAGGCCACCGGCCTCGGCAATTGGCGCGACGAGGACCTGATCTCGTATCTCTCGCTCGGCCACGCACCGGGCCACGGCTCGGCCTCGGGTCCGATGGGCGAAGCGGTCGATCACAGCTTCAGCAAGTTTGCTCCCGAAGACATCCGCGCGGTCGTCGCCTATCTGCGCAGCGTGCCGCCGGTGGCCTCGCCCGACCTGCCTGCCACCACGGCGCCGGCCGCGCCCGCCTCGCACAAGGACGGCGTCACGGCAGACGCACGCGGCAATATTGTGTTCGCCAGCGCCTGCGCCAGCTGCCACGGCTGGAGCGGCGAGAGCCCGGTCTCGCCGATGGCGACGCTGACCGGCACCTGGGCCGTCAACGACCCCGCCGCCACCAACGTCGCGCAGATCGTGCTGTCGGGCACCAAGCGGCATACGCCCGACGGCGCGCTCTCGATGCCGGCGTTCGGCGATGCGTATAGCGACGACGAGATCGCGGCGGTGGCGAACTACGTCACGGCACGGTTCGGCACCAAGGGCTCGAAGCTGACGGCGAAGGATGTGGCGGAGCTAAGGGAGCAGACGGCGGAGTAGCGTACGACGAGATTGACGCGTGATCGCGCGCCAATCTCCACCGTCGTCCCGGACAAGCGAAGCGCAGATCCGGGACCCATACCCACAGGGCGGGGTTTGGCGAAGATTCGGTGTGGGAGCTGTGCTTTACACTAGTCCCTGGGGTTATGGGTCCCCGCCCCCGTGCGCAATTGCGCACTAGGCGGGGACGACGGCGAGTGTGTGTGGCAACGCTTTCAGCCCAACCAAAACTTCGGCGTGGGCTTCCCTCACCCACGCCGATGCGTATCGTCACGTAATCGCAATCGGGCAGCCGTTGCTGCCCGTTGCGCCCTTGATGGGGGCCGGGGTGAAGGAATAGACGAACTGGTATTTCTTGTCGGCGATCAGATCGTCGAAGATCAGGTTCTCGTGGTTGTGGATGCCGTGCTTGGTCTGCAGCTCGGAGTGGACCACGAAAGCGAGCGACTTGTCGGGATTGGGCACCACCTCGACCGCCCATGTGTCGGCGCCGGTCAGCGCAAGATCCTTTTCGACCACCCACTTCGCAGCATCGAGGCCGATGCCCGGCTCGCCGCTGTTGAAGCGATCGTTGTTCTTCATCCACAGCGAGCCCCAGCCGGTGTGGAACATGATCGCGTCGCCAGGCTTGATGTCGCTCTCGGGAATGTTCTGCTTCGCTAGCGCCGCCTTGATGTCAGCCGAGGTGATCTCCTGCCCCGCATCCATCATGCCGCCCTTGAGCGCGACCATGTCGAGCAGATGCGCGCGGGTGAAGATCGGCTTAAGCTTCTCGACGCCAAGCTTCTTGAGCCCGTATGCGTCGCTAATTTCTGCGGCTGTGAAGCCATTGTAGAATCGCATCTCGCTCTTGTCGCCGTCCTTGCCGAGCTGGATTCCAATATGGCCGAGGCCGTCGAACTGCGTACCGGTCTGGCCGATCTCGGTGGCCAGGAATTCGTCGTGATAGACCATCTTATTGTCACCGAACGGGCCGCCGGTCGGGCTGCCGGGAATGCGCAGTGCGAATATACGCGCACCAAACAACGGCATGGCGGCTTCGTAGACGCGGCCGATCTTGTAGATCTTGCCGTCCTTGATCCATTTCGCCGCGTCGAGGACCTTCGCCGGGGTCATGTGGTTGGATGCGCCGGACTCGTCATCCTTACCCCATTTCGATGGCCACCAGGGCTTGTCGGTGCCCTTGGGCATGGAGGTTGCAGTCTGCGCCTGGGCCTCACTGATCGGTGCAAGCGCGAACTTGCCGTGCATCGAGCCGGCGAGCGCGGCTCCAGCAACGCCGGCGATGCCTGCGGTGCGGAGCAGGGTCCGGCGATCCGTCGTGGAGCCGCCGCCGTCTTGATCTACGTTATTGATCTCGTTAGACATTCCACCCTCCCAGGTTGTGGTCAGAACAATGTCTGACTCTAAAATTGTTTCCGCTAGCCTCCTCCTCCGCTACGCTGTTGTCCAGCGACAAAAATAAGACGGCCGACGCGAGAGCTTCCCATGGGCCTGTTCGAAAGCGATAAATCCGCGCAGCGACTTCCGGTATCGCTGATCACCGGCTTTCTCGGCAGCGGCAAGACCACGCTGCTCAATCGCTTGCTGCGGCACGACGGCATGAAGGACAGCGCCGTCATCATCAACGAGTACGGCGAAGTCGGCCTCGACCATCTCCTGGTCGAACGCGTCGACGGCGAAGTCGCCGTGCTTGCGAGCGGATGCATCTGCTGCACCATCCGCAGCGACCTGGAGCAGACGCTGCGAGACCTTCTGGTGAAGCGGGACCGCGGCGAGATTCCGCCGTTCCGCCGTATCCTGGTCGAGACCACCGGGCTCGCCGACCCCGCGCCGATCGTGCAGCTCCTGCTCAACAATCCGCTCGTCTCGCACTTCCTGCGGCTCGACACGGTCGTGACCACGGTCGATGCGGTCAACGCGCCGCATCAGCTCGATCGGCAGTATGAGGCGGTGAAACAGGTAGCGTTGGCCGACCGGCTGTTGATCACCAAGAGCGACCTGGTCGAGGACATCGCGGCGCTTGAGCTGCGTCTGCGGCGGCTCAATCCCGGCGCCAGAATCGAAAGCGTCAGTCACGGCGAGATCGATCCCGCGCAGCTATTCGGCGCCGGCCTGATCGATCCCGAGCTGAAAAGGATAGACGTCGAGCGCTGGCTCAACGAGCGGGCCTTCGCGGAACCAGATGCGCACGCGCCGGCCATGCGCATCACGATCATCACGCGCACCATGATCATGGCCATCATGATCACGATGCGTCGATCGCGAGCTTCATGCTGGCGTTCGACGAGCCGCTCGACTGGATGGCCGTGACGCACTGGCTTGCGCATTTACGCAACGCGCGCGGCCAGGACCTGCTGCGGGTGAAGGGGATCCTCAATCTCCGTGACGAACCGGCGCCGATCGTGATCCATGGCGTGCATCACGTCTTCCATCCGCCGGTGGCACTCAGCGGCTGGCCCGACAGCGATCGCCGCTCGCGCATCGTCTTCATCACGCGTGGGATCTTGCGCGCGGAAGTGCTTGAGCTCTGGCAGGCGGTTCGCGCCGCAGCGTGAGGCGCGTCGAAATGAGCGACGCTGCTCTTACCTCCCCTGGAGGGGGAGGGTCGATCGCGCGAAGCGCGAGCGGGGTGGGGTGATCTCTCCACGCGGGCACTGTTCGTCGCGGAGGGACCGTCACCCCACCCCGCTACGCATTCCGCTTCGCTTCATGCGTAGCGACCCTCCCCCTCCAGGGGAGGGTGGCCAATACCGCGAGACTTCAGCTCAACCAGAATTTCGGCGTCGCTGGCTCCAGCCGGCCGCCGACGCGCACCGGCGCAATCTTTAGCGCAAGGCCCGTGGCATCGTCCGTCTCGACCGCAACGCCGCTGAGCGTCGCCACGCCCGCGGCCGGCTCGAACCGGCCGGAGGGAATCCCCGACGTGAAGCGCCGCAGCGGTTCTTCCTTCTGCATGCCGATGATGGAATCGTAATCGCCGGTCATGCCGGCGTCGGTCATGTAGGCGGTGCCGCCCGACAGGATCTGGTGGTCGGCGGTCGGCACATGGGTGTGGGTGCCGACGACGAGGCTGGCGCGGCCGTCGCAGAAGAAGCCGATGCCCTGCTTCTCGCTGGTCGCCTCGCAATGGAAGTCGACGACGATGGCGTCGGCGGCAACGCCGAGCGGACAGGCACCAAGCTCACGCTCGAGCGCGGCAAAGGGATCGTCGAACGGAGTCATGAAGACGCGGCCGAGCGCGTTGACGACGAGCGCGTGCTTGCCATTCTTGGTCTCCACCAGCGCGGCGCCGCGGCCGGGCGTGCCGCGCGGGTAGTTCGTCGGCCGCACCAGGCGTTCGGCGCGCTCGATGAACACCAGGGCTTCACGCTGGTCCCAGGAGTGATTGCCGAGCGTCACCGCGTCGGCCCCGGCATCGAGAAACTCCTGATAGATCGCTTCCGTGATGCCGAAGCCACCGGCGGAATTCTCGCCGTTGACGACGACGAAATCGAGCGACCAGTCCTTGACCATGCCGGGCAGATATTCCGCGATGGCGTTGCGGCCGCTACGGCCGACGACATCACCCACGAAGAGAATGCGCAACTTCAGAACTCCGGAAATCGAACACGTCCGATTCCGTTAGCACATAATCCAGCGCGACGTCGTGCGATAGTGCCGGAACCGCCTTGATCTCCTGCGCTGCAAAAGCAAGCCCGATGCCGACGATCTGCTTGGTCTTGCGCAGATGCGCGAAGGTGTGGTCGTAGTGCCCGGCGCCATAGCCGATGCGATGGCCGAGACGGTCGAAGGCCGCGAGCGGCGTCAGCATGATGTCGGGGATGACTTCGGCCGCGGCCGGCGACGGCTCGGGAATGCCGAGCGGGCCGAGCATCAGGCGGTCGTTCGGATGGAAGATACGGAAGACCAGCGACTGGCCGCGGGCGGTGACGCAGGGCAGCGCGAGCTTTGCGCCCGCCTCGGCGAGTGCCTTCATCAGCGGCAGCGGATCGATCTCGCTGCGGATCGGGGAATAGCCGGAGACGATGCTGCCGGGCAGCAGTTCGAACGGCAGCCCGCGCTTGGCGAGCTTTGCGGCGGCGGCGGTGCGCTTCTTCTCGCTCAGCGCGTCGCGCGCCGCGAGGGCTTTGGCACGGAGTTCGGCTTTCGAATTGGACATGCGCGTTTTCCCCCGAAGGCAGAGCCTTGCTCCACTGTCATCAGCCGCCTTGTGCGCCCTTGCGCACTGGAGCGGGTGATCCAGTATTCCAGAGACGCCAGTGCTAGACCTCGACGCCGCGGCGTACTGGATGCCCCGCCCCCGTGCGCAATTGCGCACTAGGCGGGGCATGACACCGAGATTGAACCGCAAGCGTGTCGGGGACGCAATTCGACGGGCACGAACCAGAAGGAAGAAAAACAGTGCGAAGCCGCGAACGCCGTTGAAGCACTCGATCCCGGAGTTCCCTACGAAAGTAGGTGGGCACCATATGTCCGAGCCCACGGGCCCGGCCAGGGACAGTTCCCTAAAGGATCGATAAGGCCCCGGGGATATATGGCTCCTGACGCACGTCGCAGCCTCGCCCGCGCAATGTAACAACGATACTGACGAACCGCCAGCCCAACGGGCGGTCCGCCCAAAATCAGCCGATCGCGATCCCGTTGCCCACCGTCCGGTTCAGAACCTGGGTCGACTTCTCGATGCGCTCGGCGGCGGCGTTGAGCGCATTCACCACGGCGGTCTGGGTCATCCGGGCGCGCTCGACGGCGGCATTGCGGAAATCCCTGAGCTCAGTCAGCTCCTGCTCCATGGTGCGGACGCGGTTGCCGACGTCGACCAGTTCGTCGCAGACGGTCAGCGCCGCCATCACGGTGAGCCTGGCATCACCGATCTCGCCGAATTTTCCGCGCAGCGACTGAATTCGCGTCTCCAGGCTTTCGGCGAGCTTGAGCAGCCGCACCTCCTGGCCCTCCTCGCAGGCCATGCGGTATTGCCGGCCGTTGATGGTGACGTTGATGTGGCTCATCCGTCCTCTCCGGTATCGAGCACCGAGCGTATCGTGACGATTGCGGAATCCAGCCGATCGGAGATTTCGCGATTGGTGCGCTCGAGCTTGCGCGCCTTCACCAGCGCGCCGTCGAGCTCATCGGCAAGCCGCGAGCGATCCGCGCCCAGTGCCTGGATTCGCGCCGCGAGCTCGTTCTCGTCGCGATCGGCATCGCGCCGCCGCTCCACCGCGCTTTCAAGCGCGTCGAGCGCCGCCATGAGTCTGCGGGTCGCGATCTCGATCTCGACGGCCGAGGACTCCGTCATCGCAGAGCTGTTGGAAACGCGATCGTTCATGCAGTCAGCGGCGGAACCTGTGGCCTTGCCCGTGGGGCTTGCCGTCCGGCAAAAGACTCGGTTCGGCAAACGGTTAGAAGCAGAAATTTACGTGGCAAGCTAGCGGAGCGCAACGCCGCCGCG includes the following:
- a CDS encoding (2Fe-2S)-binding protein, whose translation is MATTLTINGETKSFDAPPEMPLLWVLRDILGMTGTKFGCGIAQCGACTVHVDGKAVRSCVLSVSAVANRAITTIEHVGNTPAGAKVQKAWLDLEVVQCGYCQSGQIMAAAALLATTSHPDDSDIDAAMAGNICRCGTYVRIREAIKQAASGRQS
- a CDS encoding xanthine dehydrogenase family protein molybdopterin-binding subunit, coding for MNAHNSLSRRTLLTGGVATGFLLAFHLPLRAAVNEPEQPKDTTDGKFAPNAFIRIDETGQTTLIMPQVEMGQGIYTSISMVLAEELDADWAKVAALHAPPNDKFYANPAFGLQATGGSTSIRAWWKPLREAGASARAMLVQAAAAQWQVEPASCTTSKGEVIHAASGRKLGYGELALAAQSQTPPKDVPVKDPKDFVLIGQPLKRLDTPDKVNGKVVYGIDAILPNMKIAAIANCPVFGGKVGKVDDSAAMKVAGVRKVVVLDDAVAVIGDHMWAAKKGLEALKIEWNEGPNAKISTKDIWDDLRKASEKDGAIAKSVGDIAKGLASGDKFEASFELPFLAHASMEPINATVHVRPDACEIWTGTQIMTRVQSEAAKAAGLPVEKVIVNQHLLGGGFGRKLEPDMVVAAVKIAKQVDYPVKVIWTREEDIQHDVYRPVYRDQVNATLVDGKVAAWKYKIAGSAVIARWLPPAFQKGVDIDAVDAAVETPYDFPNFHVEYVRAEPPAVPTGFWRGVGPNNNVFAFECALDELARKAGKDPVEFRRSMLTKTPRALAVLNLAAEKSGWGQPLPARVGRGVCLQPSFASFLATVVEAEIDDIGEITLRRITSVVDTGIAVNPDTIKAQIEGGLIFGLTAALYGEITIDKGRVQQSNFHDYRMMRINETPKIEVIVVKSGEAPGAIGEAGVNAGPPALRNAIYAATGVALRRLPIDRKLLAAGKKA
- a CDS encoding c-type cytochrome translates to MSGKMRILTSLVVIAIVVAALGVWIIRGPGPLDFAGGTKVALADYGAGKPTGVPAKLEKASAVERGEYLAKAADCMVCHTKPGEKEYSGGLGFKLPFGTLYSTNITPDKDTGIGNYSDQDFLNAVQRGTRHDGARLYPAMPYTSYTYMTDEDVLAVKAYLFSLPAVRAKAPDNTLSFPFNQRWAMIFWSAVFNPDTRFTPDTSKSPEWNRGAYLAEALAHCGECHTPRNLGFALDNRKKFGGAITAGWRAFNISSDKATGLGNWRDEDLISYLSLGHAPGHGSASGPMGEAVDHSFSKFAPEDIRAVVAYLRSVPPVASPDLPATTAPAAPASHKDGVTADARGNIVFASACASCHGWSGESPVSPMATLTGTWAVNDPAATNVAQIVLSGTKRHTPDGALSMPAFGDAYSDDEIAAVANYVTARFGTKGSKLTAKDVAELREQTAE
- a CDS encoding cyclase family protein, which produces MSNEINNVDQDGGGSTTDRRTLLRTAGIAGVAGAALAGSMHGKFALAPISEAQAQTATSMPKGTDKPWWPSKWGKDDESGASNHMTPAKVLDAAKWIKDGKIYKIGRVYEAAMPLFGARIFALRIPGSPTGGPFGDNKMVYHDEFLATEIGQTGTQFDGLGHIGIQLGKDGDKSEMRFYNGFTAAEISDAYGLKKLGVEKLKPIFTRAHLLDMVALKGGMMDAGQEITSADIKAALAKQNIPESDIKPGDAIMFHTGWGSLWMKNNDRFNSGEPGIGLDAAKWVVEKDLALTGADTWAVEVVPNPDKSLAFVVHSELQTKHGIHNHENLIFDDLIADKKYQFVYSFTPAPIKGATGSNGCPIAIT
- a CDS encoding CobW family GTP-binding protein, yielding MGLFESDKSAQRLPVSLITGFLGSGKTTLLNRLLRHDGMKDSAVIINEYGEVGLDHLLVERVDGEVAVLASGCICCTIRSDLEQTLRDLLVKRDRGEIPPFRRILVETTGLADPAPIVQLLLNNPLVSHFLRLDTVVTTVDAVNAPHQLDRQYEAVKQVALADRLLITKSDLVEDIAALELRLRRLNPGARIESVSHGEIDPAQLFGAGLIDPELKRIDVERWLNERAFAEPDAHAPAMRITIITRTMIMAIMITMRRSRASCWRSTSRSTGWP
- a CDS encoding CobW C-terminal domain-containing protein, which translates into the protein MLAFDEPLDWMAVTHWLAHLRNARGQDLLRVKGILNLRDEPAPIVIHGVHHVFHPPVALSGWPDSDRRSRIVFITRGILRAEVLELWQAVRAAA
- a CDS encoding TIGR00282 family metallophosphoesterase, translated to MRILFVGDVVGRSGRNAIAEYLPGMVKDWSLDFVVVNGENSAGGFGITEAIYQEFLDAGADAVTLGNHSWDQREALVFIERAERLVRPTNYPRGTPGRGAALVETKNGKHALVVNALGRVFMTPFDDPFAALERELGACPLGVAADAIVVDFHCEATSEKQGIGFFCDGRASLVVGTHTHVPTADHQILSGGTAYMTDAGMTGDYDSIIGMQKEEPLRRFTSGIPSGRFEPAAGVATLSGVAVETDDATGLALKIAPVRVGGRLEPATPKFWLS
- a CDS encoding 5-formyltetrahydrofolate cyclo-ligase, with product MSNSKAELRAKALAARDALSEKKRTAAAAKLAKRGLPFELLPGSIVSGYSPIRSEIDPLPLMKALAEAGAKLALPCVTARGQSLVFRIFHPNDRLMLGPLGIPEPSPAAAEVIPDIMLTPLAAFDRLGHRIGYGAGHYDHTFAHLRKTKQIVGIGLAFAAQEIKAVPALSHDVALDYVLTESDVFDFRSSEVAHSLRG
- a CDS encoding cell division protein ZapA translates to MSHINVTINGRQYRMACEEGQEVRLLKLAESLETRIQSLRGKFGEIGDARLTVMAALTVCDELVDVGNRVRTMEQELTELRDFRNAAVERARMTQTAVVNALNAAAERIEKSTQVLNRTVGNGIAIG
- a CDS encoding DUF4164 domain-containing protein, translated to MNDRVSNSSAMTESSAVEIEIATRRLMAALDALESAVERRRDADRDENELAARIQALGADRSRLADELDGALVKARKLERTNREISDRLDSAIVTIRSVLDTGEDG